From the Macaca nemestrina isolate mMacNem1 chromosome 7, mMacNem.hap1, whole genome shotgun sequence genome, the window ATAAGGATTCTAGTTTGTGTTAAACACAATGGGAAAGTTTAAGAGTATTTTAAGCAAAAAAGTGATAGGGtttggtttgcattttaaaatcatttgggCAGGCTGACGTATTGAAAACAGATCAAACTGCAAAAACTAGAGTAGATTCAGATATTATTATAAAGTGACTGCATTCTTCTAggtcaagcttgtccaacctgcagcctATGGGCTGCAtgcggcccaggatggctttgaatgaggtccaacacaaattcataaactttgttaaaacattatgagattttcttgtgattttttttttttttagttcatcagctaTGGTTGGTGTTATTGTATTTTACGTGCGGCCCAAGACAATTCTGCCAATGTGGCCCAGTGAAGCCAAAAGATAAGACACCCTGGTCTAGGTGGTGGTAACAGTGGAAAGTAGATAAATACGAGATATTttaggaagttaaaaaaaaatagaactttttaTATCCCTTTTTTCTTCTCACACTTTGTCAACCTAACTTAATtcgtatttttctgttttttttttttttcaagttgtgATTTAACTAGTCGGTTGCCTATCAAATTGGTTCAACTTAAATCAACTAAACAGTAATTTAAATAGCTAGAAAACTTTATTGATACCAGAAGAGTTGGgagaaaaataagtaaagcaAATAGTtactaaatatttacttaaatatagTTATTCCTTCCATTTTACCACGGCATGCTCGAATTTCTTGCTTGGGTTTAAGACTCTGAGCTGGAAGAACATTGTCATACATaggatatttttccaaatattcagTTGTAGGGCAAAACACCCCAGAATTTTCATAAATCCTTGTGATTCCATGTGGACAATGATGTCGCCTGTGCAAAAAATCAATGGAAAGATTAACTTCAAAAAACATTTTGTGTTGTAATTGCATTTTAATCAGAGACCTCCAATAAACTCACAGTTTCTAAATTCTAGGGCTTTACTGAAAAACCAaaaactgggctgggtgcagtggctcacgcctgtaatcccagcactttgggaggctgaggcgggcagatcacaaagtcaggagatcgagatcatcctaactaacagggtgaaaccctgtctctactaaaagtacaaaaaaaattagccgggcttggcgggtgcctctagtcccagctactcgggaggctgaggcaggggaatgtagtgaacctgggaagcggagcttgcagtgagccaagatcacgccattgcactgcagcctgggcgacccagcaagactctgtctcaaaacaaaaacaaaaacaaaaaaaccccaaaagctGTTTCCTCTGTAATGGTGTTTACAAAAACAATCTATAAATAATGGTCTATCCCAATGTGGTGGAAGCACAGCAATTAAGTGTCTCATAACAATTTAGTGTCTTGTTACACTATAGAAGCTGAAAAGCTAATAGGGAATTTCCCAGGCTCTTGCAGAAAGTTTCCACATACAAATTAGGTTTCACCTGCTACATGTATTCACATGACACTTTGACTCAGAACAGAGCTACATAAGGAGAGAGTCAAGGcataacatttattttgcttgCATGAATGTAATAGAGGCAACAAGAGATTGGAGTTAGAAGTTGTTAGGTGGCATCTTGATTTGCGAGCTGGTTTCCTAACTTGGCAGCTTCTTGACCATGGAAGAGACGAGTGATTCTGGAGTCTACAGCTCTGTTGCAATTTTCGATTATGGCAGAGGCAGTGGCCTCTTGTCAGTCCTGTTCTGTGGTAAAATTTTTGGAAGTTTTTCCTGGAAgcttattttgaaaatgatttctTAAGTTCTTCCAaatgaactctctctctctctctatatatatatatataaatatatatatatatgtatatatatactccttaataaattccTTTTTGCCTAAACTAACAAAAGTAGGTTATGTTATCCATAACTAAGAACCTTGACCAATATATCATATAAGCTAATAGTATACAGTTATTTAAGAGAATGAGGGTGACCTTTACATGGTCACTGGAAGATGGTGAGATTGTAAATAGTAAAAAACTGGATTGTAGAATAGTATGCTCagaatattctcttttttgtttaaaaaaaataaaatcgatgcaggccaggcgcagtggctcatgcctgtaatcccagcactttggaaggccgaggtgggtggatcaggaggtcaggagagctactaaaaatacaaaaattaactgggtgtggtggcatgagcctgtaatcccagctactcgagaggctgaggcagaagaattgcttgaacccgggaagcggagattgcagtgagctgagattacgccactgcactgcagcctggcgatggagtgagactctgtctcaaaaaaaaaaaaaaaaaaaaaaaatcaatgcacaTGTAAAACAAGTCTTAAAGAACATTTGTTATCTGTGGAAGATAGAACTATGAAGGTGTTTTATAATATAGATATTTTACAATATTATGGATTTTTATGACACCTCTTGTGTATTTATTgtattatcaaaaaataaaaataaaacccttaaaaaacaaaacaaccacaaccaaaaacaaagaaaaagtaaaatcaca encodes:
- the LOC112422958 gene encoding stabilizer of axonemal microtubules 1-like, yielding MGAKSMRSWCLCQICTCGRHHCPHGITRIYENSGVFCPTTEYLEKYPMYDNVLPAQSLKPKQEIRACRGKMEGITIFK